The genomic interval ATTCTGAGTATTGATCCACCAATGCGCCAGACTCCCCTAGTCCATATCCTGGCCATGTCCTCATTTGAAGTAAGGTGGAGCACGCGCCCGGCGGCGACCTGTTGTCGGGAATCGCCCGCCGCCGTCTCCCCGAGCACGCCGTCCGGCGCTACTTCCACCAGCTCGTCTCCGCGCTACACTACTGCCACGCTCGCGGCGTCACCCACCGCGACGTGAAGCCTCAGAACCTGCTCCTCGACCGCGACGGCAACCTCAAGGTCTCCGACTTCGGGCTCGCCGCCCTCCCCGATCGACTCCGCGACGGCCAACTACACACCGCGTGCGGCACCCCGGCCTACACAGCCCCCGAGGTCGTCCGCCGCAAGGGCTACGACGGAGCTGCCGCCGACGCCTGGTCCTGCGGCGTCATCCTCTTCGTCCTCCTCGCCGGCTCCCTCCCCTTCGACGACGCCAACCTCGCCGTCATGTACCGTCGGATCCACCGCCGCGACTACGAG from Zingiber officinale cultivar Zhangliang chromosome 6B, Zo_v1.1, whole genome shotgun sequence carries:
- the LOC121991635 gene encoding CBL-interacting protein kinase 7-like, with the translated sequence MNWKIRKLKVEHAPGGDLLSGIARRRLPEHAVRRYFHQLVSALHYCHARGVTHRDVKPQNLLLDRDGNLKVSDFGLAALPDRLRDGQLHTACGTPAYTAPEVVRRKGYDGAAADAWSCGVILFVLLAGSLPFDDANLAVMYRRIHRRDYESLPRSPPQPPLPAASTFPPAPEN